A single genomic interval of Helianthus annuus cultivar XRQ/B chromosome 6, HanXRQr2.0-SUNRISE, whole genome shotgun sequence harbors:
- the LOC110888744 gene encoding uncharacterized protein LOC110888744 has product MKEKSGERKGCSHKEFMACKPPIYNGEVDPIIFQRWLSDVEGVFERTHCDVSDFVAYGTGQLRGQSKDWWDNKKKEIGAEAARVMTWDEFKVPFLKHHSPKAVINRIKEEFIQLRQKGETIDKITGIFMDKLRFCDELVTTEEQKIHYYYNMLSAEYREFMTPSKYETLTEIINTAREREIELKKQVERGERRVQDVNPSPTKQARTTESEKKSDEKGESPSCKVWAKAHKGECLFKDKPCPICGKTGHTATLYPGKVSVCYNCYQLGHKKFECPELDKKKNEKDVQMEAQKTRARSFQLTAAEVKIEPDVNSGMFLVKFNFNNEFQSI; this is encoded by the coding sequence ATGAAAGAGAAATCGGGAGAACGTAAAGGATGTTCGCATAAAGAATttatggcgtgtaaaccgccaatctaCAACGGGGAGGTTGACCCGATAATTTTCCAAAGATGGCTGAGTGACGTTGAAGGTGTGTTTGAAAGGACCCACTGTGACGTAAGTGATTTTGTTGCTTACGGAACGGGTCAGTTGAGGGGCCAATCCAAAGATTGGTGGGACAACAAAAAGAAGGAAATAGGAGCTGAAGCAGCGAGGGTTATGACCTGGGATGAGTTTAAGGTGCCGTtccttaaacaccatagtcccaaagcggttaTTAACAGGATCAAGGAAGAATTCATCCAGCTAAGACAAAAGGGTGAAACAATCGATAAGATCACGGGCATCTTTATGGATAAGCTGAGATTCTGTGACGAGTTAGTCACCACTGAAGAGCAGAAGATACATTACTACTACAACATGTTGAGTGCTGAATACcgggagttcatgactccctcaaAGTATGAAACCCTCACGGAAATTATCAACACCGCTCGGGAGCGGGAAATCGAGTTGAAGAAACAAGTCGAGAGGGGCGAGCGAAGGGTGCAGGATGTGAACCCAAGCCCTACGAAGCAGGCACGAACAACTGAATCGGAAAAGAAGTCGGATGAGAAGGGCGAATCTCCGAGCTGTAAGGTATGGGCAAAGGCGCATAAGGGCGAGTGTCTCTTTAAGGATAAACCGTGCCCTATATGCGGAAAGACAGGGCATACGGCTACGCTATATCCGGGGAAGGTTTCGGTTTGTTACAATTGCTACCAACTGGGTCACAAGAAATTTGAGTGCCCGGAGTTGGACAAGAAAAAGAATGAGAAGGATGTGCAGATGGAAGCACAAAAGACAAGGGCCAGATCTTTTCAATTAACCGCAGCCGAAGTAAAGATAGAACCTGATGTCAATTCAGGTATGTTTCTTGTCAAATTCAATTTTAACAACGAATTTCAATCGATATAA